One genomic segment of Arachis duranensis cultivar V14167 chromosome 4, aradu.V14167.gnm2.J7QH, whole genome shotgun sequence includes these proteins:
- the LOC107483418 gene encoding uncharacterized protein LOC107483418, which produces MALRYFCNTKISTYHHHRGFPSTSKEALGELRSSIENVKSLISNTLKLPSLSSSSSSSPLQSLQRGNWVKLICGASFEDVVDIRNLSLVYTMGAVDCIDCAADASVVSAVNEGIEAATEIAGLQKRPWVMISVNDDKDLHFRKAEFDPEDCPADCSRPCEIVCPANAISFLGKSASGTSSNTELPRVLVDGVITERCYGCGRCLPVCPFDKIREVTYVRDAATTADLLRRNDVDSMEIHTSGRQSAQFKELWCALGDSVENLKLIAVSLPNGGDSTIPSMNEMFCIMKPNLQCFNLWQLDGRPMSGDIGRGATKETIAFAIELTKAKNRPPGFLQLAGGTNAHTIDGLRKKGLFQTTSIVVDSSNSPDALIGGIAYGGYARKIVGRVLRSMQSEYGGAARIEDHPQHLLMALKEALALVGPVKCL; this is translated from the exons ATGGCACTCAGATATTTTTGCAATACAAAGATTTCAACATACCATCATCATCGTGGTTTTCCCAGCACAT CGAAAGAAGCACTAGGGGAGTTGAGAAGCAGCATCGAAAACGTGAAGAGCCTCATTAGCAACACTTTGAAGCTTCCTtccctatcttcttcttcttcttcttctccgctTCAATCTCTTCAAAGAGGCAACTGGGTTAAGCTCATTTGTGGTGCAAGCTTTGAG GATGTTGTTGATATCAGAAATCTCAGTCTGGTTTACAC TATGGGTGCAGTTGACTGCATTGACTGTGCTGCTGATGCATCAGTGGTTAGCGCTGTGAACGAAGGAATTGAAGCCGCAACAGAAATCGCAGGTCTTCAGAAGAGGCCTTGGGTTATGATCAGTGTCAATGATGATAAAGATCTTCATTTTCGTAAAGCCG AATTTGATCCAGAAGACTGTCCAGCAGATTGTTCTCGCCCTTGCGAAATTGTGTGCCCTGCTAATGCAATATCATTCCTAGGGAAATCAGCATCTGGAACTTCATCTAATACTGAATTACCAAGAGTTTTAGTG GATGGAGTCATAACAGAACGCTGCTACGGTTGTGGCCGTTGCCTTCCGGTTTGCCCCTTTGACAAAATAA GAGAGGTAACATATGTAAGAGATGCCGCGACAACTGCTGATCTCCTCAGGAGAAATGATGTTGATTCTATGGAGATACATACAAGTGGGAG GCAGAGTGCACAATTCAAAGAGCTCTGGTGTGCTTTAGGGGATTCAGTAGAAAACTTAAAGTTAATTGCA GTTAGCTTACCTAATGGTGGAGATTCAACAATACCCTCTATGAATGAGATGTTCTGCATTATGAAACCAAATCTTCAATGCTTCAACTTGTGGCAG TTGGACGGCCGGCCGATGAGCGGAGACATCGGGAGAGGAGCAACCAAGGAAACCATCGCCTTTGCTATCGAATTGACAAAAGCGAAAAACCGACCTCCCG GTTTCCTTCAACTTGCTGGTGGCACTAATGCTCACACAATTGATGGATTGAGAAAAAAAGGACTATTTCAAACAACATCTATTGTAGTCGATTCGTCGAATTCGCCAGACGCCTTAATCGGCGGTATAGCTTACGGAGGCTATGCACGGAAG ATTGTTGGTAGAGTATTGAGATCAATGCAATCTGAATATGGTGGAGCTGCTAGAATAGAGGATCATCCTCAACATCTTTTGATGGCTCTTAAGGAAGCACTTGCTTTAGTTGGACCTGTTAAATGTTTATGA